Proteins encoded by one window of Clostridium perfringens:
- a CDS encoding Dph6-related ATP pyrophosphatase, with translation MKKWSNGAKNKKFVASYSGGKDSTLALYKAMQEGKALGIIVMMEEDGERSRAHSLFPSVLKAQAEAIGLPLFTAATNWEDYEKNFVKKLKEAKDLGAEVLVTGDIDVPEEECWHERVTSSIGLGLGMPLWRKNHKEVVEEFINLGFVTKIVTVNLNKGMKKEDLGRVLTFAYIKELEERGIDPCGEAGEFHTTVIGGPLFKKELRVKHGEIISEGNYMYLSLELDDFKLSDE, from the coding sequence ATGAAAAAATGGAGTAATGGTGCAAAGAATAAAAAGTTTGTAGCATCATATAGTGGGGGTAAAGATAGTACTTTAGCTTTATATAAAGCTATGCAAGAAGGAAAGGCTTTAGGGATAATTGTAATGATGGAGGAAGATGGAGAGAGATCAAGAGCACATAGTCTATTTCCATCTGTATTGAAAGCACAAGCAGAGGCTATTGGATTACCTTTGTTTACAGCAGCTACAAATTGGGAGGACTATGAAAAAAATTTTGTTAAGAAATTAAAAGAAGCAAAAGATTTAGGGGCAGAAGTGCTTGTTACAGGGGATATTGATGTTCCAGAAGAGGAATGTTGGCACGAAAGGGTTACTAGTAGTATTGGACTTGGACTAGGTATGCCACTTTGGAGAAAGAATCATAAAGAAGTAGTAGAAGAATTTATAAATTTAGGCTTTGTAACAAAAATTGTTACTGTTAACCTAAATAAAGGAATGAAAAAAGAAGACCTTGGAAGGGTTCTTACTTTTGCTTATATTAAAGAGTTAGAAGAAAGAGGAATTGATCCTTGTGGTGAAGCAGGTGAATTTCATACAACAGTTATAGGTGGTCCACTTTTTAAAAAAGAATTAAGAGTTAAACATGGAGAAATTATATCAGAGGGAAACTATATGTATTTATCTTTAGAGTTAGATGATTTTAAGTTATCAGATGAATAA
- a CDS encoding N-acetyltransferase — protein MGERVLEIREPKNCEIDDIMKIWLESTVEAHYFIEEEYWKKNYEVVRDIYIPMAKTFVYCDEGKINGFISIIDSNFIGALFVHTKSQGSGIGKSLLEYVKNKYENIELAVYKDNKKAVEFYKKQGFKIIKEQENEDSGHLEYLMSYSKNSSKNQ, from the coding sequence ATGGGGGAAAGAGTTTTGGAAATTAGAGAACCTAAAAATTGTGAAATAGATGATATTATGAAAATTTGGTTGGAGAGTACAGTAGAAGCTCATTATTTTATTGAAGAAGAATATTGGAAGAAAAATTATGAAGTTGTAAGAGATATTTATATTCCAATGGCTAAAACTTTTGTTTACTGTGATGAAGGAAAAATAAATGGATTTATAAGTATAATAGATAGTAACTTTATAGGTGCTTTATTTGTTCACACTAAAAGTCAAGGAAGTGGAATAGGAAAAAGCTTACTTGAATATGTTAAAAATAAATATGAAAATATAGAATTAGCTGTTTATAAAGATAATAAAAAGGCAGTTGAATTTTATAAGAAACAGGGTTTTAAAATAATAAAAGAGCAAGAAAACGAAGATTCAGGTCATTTAGAATATTTAATGTCATATTCTAAAAATAGTAGTAAGAACCAATAA
- a CDS encoding SDR family oxidoreductase: MNKKVILITGASSGIGYSTAKLLLKEGHIVYCTARRVENMRELQRLGGKIIFLDVKDERAVQKVVNTIIRMESRIDVVFANSGYACAGALETVNIDDAKEEFDVNLFGVARVIKAVMPQMRKQKYGYIIVTSSLAGIVSTPMMSFYPASKHALEGMIDGFRMENKERGIKIVKIQPSFINTEFINPFMNSLNKASKTKNAKAYKKEFEFFRKSSTKLILSSPPPEKVAKVVSKIISKKNPKKQYSINIDCKLCKLIKRFLGNSAIDKLMIKTFLR, encoded by the coding sequence ATGAATAAGAAAGTTATTTTAATTACTGGAGCTAGTTCGGGGATAGGTTATTCAACTGCTAAGTTATTATTAAAAGAGGGACATATAGTATATTGTACTGCAAGAAGAGTAGAAAACATGAGAGAGCTTCAAAGGTTAGGTGGAAAGATAATATTTTTAGATGTTAAGGATGAAAGGGCAGTACAAAAAGTTGTAAATACTATAATTAGAATGGAATCTAGAATAGATGTGGTTTTTGCTAACTCTGGATATGCCTGTGCTGGGGCATTAGAAACTGTAAATATAGATGATGCAAAGGAAGAATTTGATGTTAATTTGTTTGGAGTAGCAAGAGTGATTAAGGCTGTAATGCCTCAAATGAGGAAACAAAAATATGGATATATTATTGTTACGTCTTCTTTAGCTGGAATAGTTTCAACACCTATGATGTCATTTTATCCAGCTTCCAAACATGCTTTAGAGGGAATGATAGATGGGTTTAGAATGGAAAATAAGGAAAGAGGAATTAAAATAGTGAAAATACAACCTTCATTTATTAATACAGAATTTATTAACCCTTTTATGAATTCACTCAATAAAGCATCAAAAACTAAAAATGCTAAGGCTTATAAAAAAGAGTTTGAATTTTTTAGAAAGAGTTCTACTAAATTAATTCTTAGTTCACCACCTCCAGAAAAGGTAGCTAAAGTTGTATCAAAAATAATTTCTAAGAAAAACCCTAAAAAACAGTATTCTATAAACATTGATTGTAAGTTGTGTAAATTAATAAAAAGATTTTTAGGGAATTCAGCAATAGATAAATTAATGATTAAAACATTTTTAAGATAA
- a CDS encoding cyclically-permuted mutarotase family protein, which produces MKKIWKYGVLLALPLVLAGCGNKPSEGSNKNKEITSIKWTVDGALEAQKGQSKNIGTAGLLYGKTKDYIVVGGGANFPEEPVAKGGAKKLYPDIYVLKNENGDLKQVDHTTLDYEIGYGSSITTEEGIYYVGGSPNKEEGNNVSLITTDEKGKIGLKHIGDLPFTFSDGFAVKKDKDIYLGLGKQDGKASNKVYKFNVETGKTEELKEIPGEPTRNQAVAQLLGDDIYVFSGGDKIAYTDGYKYSIKDNSWTQVADVKIGNEEISLLGANSVKLNEDEMLVIGGFNKAVYDDAVKNLNTLKDESLAEFKKEYFGRDPQDFAWNTKVLIYNSKNNQWKSIGDVPFNAPCGEALILDGDNIFSINGEIKPGIRTNKIYSGELIYKK; this is translated from the coding sequence ATGAAAAAGATATGGAAGTATGGGGTATTACTTGCACTACCATTAGTTTTAGCGGGATGTGGAAATAAGCCTTCAGAGGGTAGTAATAAAAATAAAGAAATTACTTCGATTAAGTGGACTGTTGATGGAGCGTTAGAGGCTCAAAAAGGTCAAAGCAAAAATATAGGAACAGCAGGGTTACTTTATGGTAAAACAAAAGATTATATAGTTGTTGGAGGTGGAGCTAACTTTCCAGAGGAGCCAGTAGCAAAAGGAGGAGCTAAAAAGCTTTATCCTGATATATATGTATTAAAAAATGAAAATGGAGATTTAAAGCAAGTAGATCATACAACATTAGATTATGAAATAGGTTATGGAAGTTCCATAACTACTGAGGAAGGAATTTATTATGTAGGTGGAAGTCCTAATAAAGAAGAAGGAAATAACGTTTCTCTTATTACAACTGATGAAAAAGGTAAAATTGGTTTAAAGCATATTGGAGATTTACCTTTTACATTTAGTGATGGCTTTGCAGTTAAAAAAGATAAAGATATTTATTTAGGACTTGGAAAACAAGATGGAAAAGCTAGTAATAAGGTTTATAAATTTAATGTTGAAACAGGAAAAACAGAAGAATTAAAGGAAATACCAGGAGAACCTACTAGAAATCAAGCCGTTGCTCAATTATTAGGTGATGATATATATGTATTTAGTGGTGGAGATAAAATTGCTTACACAGATGGTTATAAATATAGCATTAAAGATAATTCATGGACTCAAGTAGCTGATGTTAAAATAGGAAATGAAGAAATTTCACTTTTAGGTGCTAATTCAGTTAAATTAAATGAAGATGAAATGCTTGTTATAGGTGGATTTAATAAAGCAGTTTATGATGATGCTGTAAAAAATTTAAATACATTAAAAGATGAAAGTTTAGCTGAATTCAAGAAAGAGTATTTTGGAAGAGACCCTCAAGATTTTGCTTGGAATACAAAAGTTCTAATTTATAACTCAAAGAATAACCAGTGGAAGTCAATTGGAGATGTACCATTTAATGCTCCATGTGGAGAAGCATTAATATTAGATGGAGATAATATCTTCTCAATAAATGGAGAAATCAAACCAGGAATTAGAACAAATAAAATTTACTCAGGTGAATTAATCTATAAAAAGTAA
- the nanI gene encoding exo-alpha-sialidase NanI — translation MNYKGITLILTAAMVISGGNYVLVKGSTLDSGKNNSGYEIKVNNSESLSSLGEYKDINLESSNASNITYDLEKYKNLDEGTIVVRFNSKDSKIQSLLGISNSKTKNGYFNFYVTNLRVGFELRNQKNEGNTQNGTENLVHMYKDVALNEGDNTVALKIEKNKGYKLFLNGKMIKEVKDTNTKFLNNIENLDSAFIGKTNRYGQSNEYNFKGNIGFMNIYNEPLGDDYLLSKTGETKAKEEVLVEGAVKTEPVDLFHPGFLNSSNYRIPALFKTKEGTLIASIDARRHGGADAPNNDIDTAVRRSEDGGKTWDEGQIIMDYPDKSSVIDTTLIEDDETGRIFLLVTHFPSKYGFWNAGLGSGFKNIDGKEYLCLYDSSGKEFTVRENVVYDKDSNKTEYTTNALGDLFRNGTKIDNINSSTAPLKAKGTSYINLVYSDDDGKTWSEPQNINFQVKKDWMKFLGIAPGRGIQIKNGEHKGRIVVPVYYTNEKGKQSSAVIYSDDSGKNWTIGESPNDNRKLENGKIINSKTLSDDAPQLTECQVVEMPNGQLKLFMRNLSGYLNIATSFDGGATWDETVEKDTNVLEPYCQLSVINYSQKVDGKDAVIFSNPNARSRSNGTVRIGLINQVGTYENGEPKYEFDWKYNKLVKPGYYAYSCLTELSNGNIGLLYEGTPSEEMSYIEMNLKYLESGANK, via the coding sequence AAGGATATAAATTTAGAAAGTTCAAATGCTTCTAATATTACTTATGATTTAGAAAAATATAAAAATTTAGATGAAGGTACTATTGTTGTAAGATTTAATTCCAAGGACTCTAAAATACAAAGCTTATTAGGAATAAGTAATAGCAAGACTAAAAATGGATATTTTAATTTTTATGTTACTAATTTAAGAGTTGGGTTTGAGCTTAGAAATCAAAAAAATGAGGGGAATACACAAAATGGAACTGAGAATCTAGTACATATGTATAAAGATGTTGCTTTAAATGAGGGGGATAATACTGTTGCCTTAAAGATTGAAAAAAATAAAGGTTATAAGCTTTTCCTTAATGGAAAAATGATTAAAGAAGTTAAAGATACAAATACAAAGTTTTTAAATAATATAGAAAATTTAGATAGTGCTTTTATTGGAAAAACTAATAGATATGGACAATCTAATGAATATAATTTTAAGGGCAATATAGGTTTTATGAATATATATAATGAACCTTTAGGCGATGATTATTTACTTAGTAAGACTGGAGAGACAAAAGCTAAAGAAGAAGTTCTTGTAGAGGGAGCTGTAAAGACAGAGCCAGTGGATTTATTTCATCCAGGATTTTTAAATTCTAGTAATTACAGAATACCAGCCTTATTTAAAACAAAAGAAGGAACTTTAATAGCTTCAATAGATGCAAGAAGACATGGTGGAGCTGATGCTCCTAATAATGATATAGATACAGCAGTTAGAAGAAGTGAAGATGGAGGGAAAACTTGGGATGAAGGACAAATAATAATGGACTATCCTGATAAATCCTCTGTTATAGATACAACTTTAATTGAAGATGATGAAACAGGAAGAATATTCTTGTTAGTAACTCATTTCCCTTCAAAATATGGTTTTTGGAATGCTGGATTAGGAAGTGGATTTAAAAATATTGATGGAAAAGAATATTTATGTCTTTACGATTCATCAGGTAAAGAATTTACTGTAAGAGAAAATGTAGTATATGACAAAGATAGTAATAAAACAGAATATACAACAAATGCTTTAGGAGATTTATTTAGAAATGGAACTAAGATAGATAATATAAATTCTAGTACAGCACCTTTAAAAGCAAAAGGGACAAGCTATATAAATCTTGTATATAGTGATGATGATGGAAAGACTTGGAGTGAGCCACAAAATATTAATTTCCAAGTTAAAAAGGATTGGATGAAGTTCTTAGGAATAGCTCCAGGTAGAGGAATACAAATAAAAAATGGAGAACATAAAGGAAGAATAGTAGTTCCTGTTTACTATACAAATGAAAAAGGTAAACAATCTAGTGCTGTAATATATAGTGATGATAGTGGTAAGAATTGGACAATAGGAGAATCTCCAAATGATAATAGAAAATTAGAAAATGGAAAAATAATAAATTCTAAAACCTTATCAGATGATGCACCTCAATTAACTGAATGTCAAGTAGTAGAAATGCCAAACGGTCAACTAAAATTATTTATGAGAAATTTAAGTGGATATTTAAATATTGCTACAAGTTTTGATGGGGGAGCTACTTGGGATGAAACAGTAGAGAAAGATACTAATGTTTTAGAGCCATATTGCCAACTAAGTGTTATAAATTATAGTCAAAAGGTAGATGGAAAGGATGCTGTTATTTTCTCAAATCCAAATGCAAGAAGTAGATCAAATGGTACTGTGAGAATTGGATTGATTAATCAAGTTGGAACATACGAAAATGGTGAACCTAAATATGAATTTGATTGGAAATATAATAAATTAGTTAAACCAGGTTATTATGCTTATTCTTGCTTAACAGAATTAAGCAATGGAAATATTGGATTATTATATGAGGGAACACCAAGTGAAGAAATGTCTTATATTGAAATGAATTTAAAATATTTAGAGAGTGGAGCTAATAAATAA